From Streptomyces fungicidicus, one genomic window encodes:
- a CDS encoding sigma 54-interacting transcriptional regulator, producing the protein MNTAPTSRSGPNPLAAADDLAARLRTHRTEAAVNSQLEALALAVTANQPVLLWGEPGIGKSAGLQQLAAGLGLPLETVIASVHEPSDFAGLPIVGDDPAATGVPMAPPDWAVRLRDAGHGLLFFDELSSAPPAVQAALLRVVLERRVGSLVLPDAVRIVAAANPPSSAADGWHLSPPLANRFVHLDWTHDPATVARGMAGTWPEVTVPAVDPARVPGAVARARGAVSGFLTARPGLVHHLPADAESRGRSWPSPRTWEMALRLLATAYATGAGREATAAALTGAVGDGAGIELLSYLDHLDLPDPERVLADPDAFALPERGDRQLAFLIAVVAAIQSDVTRPRWEAGWAVLAKAVDAGVPDVAARAATDLAAMRRLDWPVPPGIDGFLELLQMSGALPGSR; encoded by the coding sequence TTGAACACCGCGCCCACTTCCCGCTCCGGTCCGAACCCGCTGGCTGCCGCGGACGACCTCGCCGCCAGGCTCCGCACGCACCGCACCGAAGCCGCCGTCAATTCCCAGCTGGAGGCGCTGGCACTGGCCGTGACGGCCAATCAGCCGGTGCTGCTGTGGGGCGAGCCCGGCATCGGCAAGTCGGCCGGCCTGCAACAGCTCGCCGCCGGACTCGGCCTCCCGCTGGAGACGGTCATCGCCAGCGTGCACGAACCGTCGGACTTCGCCGGCCTGCCGATCGTGGGGGACGACCCGGCCGCCACGGGCGTGCCCATGGCCCCGCCCGACTGGGCGGTCAGGCTCAGGGACGCCGGACACGGCCTGCTCTTCTTCGACGAGCTGTCCTCCGCTCCGCCGGCGGTCCAGGCGGCGCTGCTGCGCGTCGTCCTGGAACGCCGGGTCGGCAGCCTCGTCCTGCCCGACGCGGTGCGTATCGTCGCCGCCGCCAACCCGCCGTCGAGCGCCGCGGACGGCTGGCACCTCAGCCCGCCGCTCGCCAACCGCTTCGTCCACCTCGACTGGACCCACGACCCGGCCACGGTCGCCCGGGGCATGGCAGGCACCTGGCCGGAGGTGACCGTCCCCGCGGTCGATCCGGCGAGGGTGCCCGGTGCCGTCGCCCGGGCCCGCGGCGCCGTCTCCGGTTTCCTCACCGCCCGGCCGGGACTGGTCCATCACCTGCCCGCCGACGCCGAGAGCCGGGGCCGGTCCTGGCCGTCCCCGCGGACCTGGGAGATGGCGCTGCGGCTGCTCGCGACCGCGTACGCGACCGGCGCCGGGCGCGAGGCCACCGCCGCCGCGCTCACCGGAGCCGTCGGGGACGGCGCGGGCATCGAACTGCTGTCGTACCTGGACCACCTCGACCTGCCGGACCCCGAGCGGGTCCTCGCCGACCCCGACGCGTTCGCCCTGCCCGAGCGCGGCGACCGGCAGCTGGCCTTCCTCATCGCGGTGGTCGCCGCCATCCAGAGCGATGTCACCCGGCCCCGCTGGGAGGCCGGCTGGGCGGTCCTCGCCAAGGCCGTCGACGCGGGCGTACCGGACGTGGCCGCCCGGGCCGCGACCGACCTCGCGGCGATGCGCCGGCTCGACTGGCCCGTACCGCCCGGCATCGACGGATTCCTGGAGCTGCTGCAGATGTCCGGGGCCCTGCCCGGCAGCCGGTGA
- a CDS encoding helix-turn-helix domain-containing protein, which produces MVVSGGVDPAEARTAREYVALLRELKEHSGLTYRQLEQRAAERDEVLARSTLADVLRRDALPRAEVVAALVRACGAERDVPAWLAARERLAAGDAGTDQELPGTSPESAGAGRGRTALTATVASLGTVALLVVGAVMLLPQDEGKPTGGTTHGEASTTPSVTPGPAVGFSRVRPAHAPEFCLTDGTVRADGSGESKLVAVQRPCAEAVPPRVHLHREADGLYQIRFHHPQFDSPGCLTVLDDGAFKGTLEPWDDCRAGGESQWFRAERADGGDRWRLHSAQDDGLCVGIRGRAEETGAAAVVQRCTEHDGDDQVFLIERE; this is translated from the coding sequence ATGGTCGTCTCGGGGGGCGTGGATCCCGCGGAGGCACGGACGGCGCGCGAATACGTCGCCCTGCTGCGGGAGCTCAAGGAGCACAGTGGGCTGACCTACCGTCAGCTGGAGCAACGGGCCGCCGAACGCGACGAGGTGCTGGCCCGCAGCACCCTGGCCGACGTCCTGCGCCGGGACGCGCTGCCGCGCGCGGAGGTGGTCGCGGCGCTGGTCCGCGCGTGCGGCGCCGAACGGGACGTGCCGGCGTGGCTCGCGGCCAGGGAGCGACTGGCGGCCGGGGACGCGGGAACGGATCAGGAGCTGCCCGGCACTTCACCGGAATCGGCGGGTGCCGGTCGCGGCAGGACCGCCTTGACCGCCACGGTCGCCTCCCTCGGCACGGTGGCACTGCTCGTCGTCGGCGCGGTGATGCTGCTGCCGCAGGACGAGGGGAAACCCACCGGCGGTACGACGCACGGGGAGGCGTCCACGACCCCGTCGGTCACCCCCGGCCCTGCCGTCGGCTTCTCACGCGTCCGCCCGGCACACGCCCCCGAGTTCTGCCTGACCGACGGGACCGTCCGCGCGGACGGCTCCGGCGAGTCCAAGCTGGTCGCGGTGCAGCGCCCCTGCGCGGAGGCCGTTCCGCCGCGCGTGCACCTCCACCGGGAGGCCGACGGCCTGTACCAGATCCGCTTCCACCACCCGCAGTTCGACAGCCCCGGCTGTCTCACCGTCCTGGACGACGGAGCGTTCAAGGGCACGCTCGAACCCTGGGACGACTGCCGGGCGGGTGGCGAATCCCAGTGGTTCCGCGCCGAGCGGGCAGACGGCGGCGACCGGTGGCGGTTGCACTCGGCCCAGGACGACGGGCTCTGCGTCGGCATCCGCGGGCGCGCGGAGGAAACGGGCGCGGCGGCCGTGGTGCAGCGCTGCACGGAACACGACGGCGACGACCAGGTGTTCCTGATCGAACGGGAGTGA
- a CDS encoding type II toxin-antitoxin system VapB family antitoxin — protein MSRTVIDLDDEATAELMELYNVKSKAAAVRRAIDEAVKLRRRMAFMDAIDSGEIDLTYDARKAG, from the coding sequence ATGTCGCGTACGGTGATCGATCTCGATGACGAGGCCACTGCTGAGCTGATGGAGCTCTACAACGTCAAGAGCAAGGCCGCGGCTGTCAGGCGAGCCATAGACGAAGCGGTCAAGCTGCGTCGCCGCATGGCGTTCATGGACGCCATCGACAGCGGGGAGATCGACCTGACATACGATGCGCGGAAGGCTGGCTGA
- a CDS encoding leucine-rich repeat domain-containing protein, with the protein MTRPTPVRCPVIEHPDVPISDPAGLDPLLDRLRSARAVEDDETFPLGTLRADGRVDLCKQGLGAAGAARLMPVAASSPHARHVLLGTNAIGDEGASTVARSLADGHGLDTLYLGCNRIGPEGAGALADALSADSTVRALWLKRNPVGDEGALALAAMLRRNTTLRTLDLVNTGVTTDGLRALLDALTHRPRPVERLFLGGNGLTADAAGPLASLIRDAGVRELYLPANHLGDEGAAVLAAAADPGRPVRLGLGGNGIGPAGARALAGALDGIETLDLGRPMSERSLGAPANATGDDGALALAAALEGSPLRRLELRHTGLTGRGAKSLLAAVPHDSPLEYVGLGPGLPRKLKRSFTRRLRPGTGTHPDLRAIGSVYR; encoded by the coding sequence ATGACGCGGCCGACACCCGTGCGCTGTCCGGTGATCGAGCACCCGGACGTCCCGATCAGCGACCCTGCCGGGCTCGACCCCCTGCTGGACCGGCTGAGGTCGGCGCGGGCCGTGGAGGACGACGAGACCTTCCCCCTCGGCACCCTCCGCGCGGACGGACGCGTCGACCTGTGCAAGCAGGGGCTCGGAGCGGCCGGCGCCGCCCGGCTGATGCCCGTCGCCGCCTCCTCGCCGCACGCCCGGCACGTCCTGCTCGGCACCAACGCCATCGGGGACGAAGGGGCGTCGACGGTCGCCCGCTCCCTCGCCGACGGCCACGGCCTGGACACCCTCTACCTCGGCTGCAACCGCATCGGCCCCGAGGGCGCCGGGGCCCTCGCCGACGCGCTGTCCGCGGACAGCACCGTCCGCGCCCTGTGGCTCAAGCGCAACCCGGTCGGCGACGAGGGCGCCCTGGCGCTCGCCGCGATGCTCCGCCGCAACACCACGCTGCGCACCCTCGACCTGGTCAACACCGGCGTCACCACCGACGGCCTGCGCGCCCTCCTCGACGCCCTCACCCACCGCCCGCGTCCCGTGGAACGCCTCTTCCTCGGCGGGAACGGCCTGACCGCCGACGCCGCCGGCCCGCTGGCGTCGCTGATCCGCGACGCGGGCGTACGGGAGCTGTACCTGCCCGCCAACCACCTCGGCGACGAAGGCGCCGCCGTCCTGGCCGCCGCGGCCGACCCCGGACGGCCGGTACGCCTCGGACTCGGCGGCAACGGAATCGGCCCCGCCGGCGCGCGCGCCCTCGCCGGCGCCCTCGACGGCATCGAGACGCTCGACCTGGGGCGGCCGATGTCCGAGCGCAGCCTGGGCGCCCCCGCCAACGCCACCGGTGACGACGGCGCCCTCGCGCTGGCCGCCGCGCTGGAGGGCAGCCCGCTGCGCCGGCTCGAACTGCGCCACACCGGCCTCACCGGGCGCGGCGCGAAGTCGCTGCTGGCGGCCGTGCCGCACGACTCCCCGCTGGAGTACGTCGGTCTGGGGCCCGGACTGCCCCGCAAGCTAAAGCGGTCCTTCACCCGGCGCCTGCGGCCCGGCACCGGAACCCACCCCGACCTGCGCGCGATAGGGAGCGTCTACCGGTGA
- a CDS encoding vWA domain-containing protein: MTDPRGGLDTTRLLAARYRAASDRPYLASALYALTVVPSADVPTMGVDRHWRCYVSPAFVDATPVEELAGVWIHEVAHLLRDHHGRAGRLSAADQRDRYRVNVAQDCEINDDLLADGLRLPAGRVEPRLYGLPDGQLFEVYLEGLPPHVREHDCGSGAHGRPAPWELPGSAGPAALGEAEAQALRRHTADAMRAHQRARGNLPAGWRRWAEQVLEPTVDWRQALSGAVREAAAWAAGAVDYTYRRPSRRTPALRGVVLPSLRRPLPRVAVVVDTSGSMGDDELAAALGEVTGVLREVGVRGNRVTVLACDADVHAVSRVTSTEQVTLGGGGGTDMRVGIDAALAARDRPGIVIVLTDGFTPWPAETPSCRLIAALIGAGAPRPPAWVETVRVTG; this comes from the coding sequence ATGACGGATCCCCGCGGCGGCCTCGACACGACCAGACTGCTCGCCGCCCGCTACCGCGCGGCGAGCGACCGCCCCTATCTGGCGTCGGCCCTGTACGCCCTCACCGTCGTCCCCAGCGCCGACGTCCCGACGATGGGCGTGGACCGGCACTGGCGCTGCTACGTGTCACCCGCCTTCGTCGACGCGACGCCCGTGGAGGAACTCGCGGGCGTGTGGATCCACGAGGTGGCGCACCTGCTGCGCGACCACCACGGCCGGGCCGGCCGGCTCTCCGCCGCCGACCAGCGCGACCGGTACCGCGTCAACGTCGCCCAGGACTGCGAGATCAACGACGACCTCCTCGCCGACGGACTGCGCCTGCCCGCCGGACGCGTCGAGCCCCGCCTCTACGGCCTGCCCGACGGGCAGTTGTTCGAGGTGTACCTGGAAGGGCTGCCCCCGCACGTACGGGAACACGACTGCGGCTCGGGCGCCCACGGCCGCCCGGCGCCCTGGGAACTCCCCGGATCCGCCGGCCCCGCCGCGCTCGGCGAGGCAGAGGCCCAGGCACTGCGCCGGCACACCGCCGACGCGATGCGCGCCCACCAGCGGGCCCGCGGCAATCTGCCCGCCGGCTGGCGGCGCTGGGCCGAGCAGGTGCTGGAACCCACGGTGGACTGGCGGCAGGCGCTGTCCGGCGCGGTCCGGGAGGCCGCCGCATGGGCCGCGGGGGCCGTCGACTACACCTACCGCCGCCCGTCGCGCCGCACCCCGGCACTGCGCGGGGTGGTCCTCCCCAGTCTGCGCCGTCCGCTGCCCCGGGTGGCCGTCGTCGTCGACACCTCGGGCTCCATGGGCGACGACGAACTCGCGGCCGCGCTGGGGGAGGTCACGGGCGTACTGCGCGAGGTCGGCGTGCGGGGCAACCGGGTCACCGTCCTCGCCTGCGACGCCGACGTGCACGCCGTGTCCCGGGTGACCTCCACCGAACAGGTCACCCTCGGCGGCGGAGGCGGCACGGACATGCGCGTCGGCATCGACGCCGCCCTGGCGGCACGCGACCGCCCGGGCATCGTCATCGTCCTCACCGACGGCTTCACCCCGTGGCCCGCCGAGACCCCGTCGTGCCGCCTCATCGCCGCCCTGATCGGCGCCGGGGCGCCGCGTCCACCGGCCTGGGTGGAGACGGTGCGCGTCACCGGCTGA
- a CDS encoding thymidine kinase, translating to MPELVFFSGTMDCGKSTLALQIEHNRSARGLVGMIFTRNDRAGEGKLSSRLGLVTDAVEVGDGADLYARLVEHLSQGRRADYVIADEAQFLAPEQVDQLARVVDDLELDVYAFGITTDFRSKLFPGSQRLVELADRVEVLQVEALCWCGARATHNARTVGGVMVVEGAQVVVGDVTDSADEVGYEVLCRRHHRRRMTAATSRAAALSPDVLPVSSS from the coding sequence ATGCCCGAGCTGGTGTTCTTCTCCGGAACGATGGACTGCGGGAAGTCGACGCTGGCTCTCCAGATCGAGCACAACCGTTCGGCGCGCGGCCTGGTCGGCATGATCTTCACCCGCAACGACCGGGCCGGCGAGGGCAAGCTCTCCTCCCGCCTCGGCCTGGTCACGGACGCGGTGGAGGTCGGCGACGGCGCGGACCTCTACGCGCGTCTCGTCGAGCACCTCTCCCAGGGCCGGCGCGCGGACTACGTGATCGCGGACGAGGCGCAGTTCCTGGCTCCGGAGCAGGTCGACCAGCTCGCGCGGGTCGTGGACGACCTGGAGCTCGACGTCTACGCCTTCGGCATCACCACCGACTTCCGCTCCAAGCTGTTCCCCGGCTCCCAGCGGCTGGTGGAGCTGGCCGACCGGGTCGAGGTGCTCCAGGTCGAGGCCCTGTGCTGGTGCGGCGCCCGCGCCACGCACAACGCCCGCACGGTCGGCGGCGTCATGGTCGTCGAGGGCGCCCAGGTCGTCGTCGGCGACGTCACCGACTCCGCGGACGAGGTCGGCTACGAGGTGCTGTGCCGCCGCCACCACCGCCGCCGCATGACGGCGGCGACGTCCCGCGCGGCGGCGCTCTCCCCGGACGTACTGCCGGTGTCGTCCAGCTGA
- a CDS encoding NADPH-dependent F420 reductase — MTTTARTSEPWTAIGCAGACGHPITGSGGRASDSAPAAAWAGALAGKVVVDISNPVDFSTFDSLVVEPGTSAAEQIAAAAPGARVVKAFKTTFAGPLVAGEVAGRPLDVFVAGDDDDAKRSVSELVSSAGLRPLDVGPLRRARELEGFQFLHMASQERLGLNWSSALAILP, encoded by the coding sequence ATGACGACGACGGCCAGAACAAGTGAGCCGTGGACGGCGATCGGCTGCGCAGGCGCGTGCGGACACCCCATCACGGGGTCAGGCGGCCGGGCCTCCGACTCAGCGCCCGCCGCCGCGTGGGCCGGGGCGCTGGCGGGGAAGGTCGTCGTCGACATCTCCAACCCGGTGGACTTCTCCACGTTCGACTCGCTGGTCGTGGAACCCGGCACCTCGGCCGCCGAGCAGATCGCCGCCGCCGCGCCCGGGGCCCGGGTGGTCAAGGCCTTCAAAACCACCTTCGCCGGGCCGCTGGTCGCCGGTGAGGTGGCCGGCCGGCCGCTGGACGTGTTCGTCGCGGGGGACGACGACGACGCGAAGCGGTCCGTCTCGGAGCTCGTCTCCTCGGCGGGGCTGCGCCCCCTGGACGTGGGGCCGCTGCGCCGGGCGCGCGAGCTGGAGGGCTTCCAGTTCCTGCACATGGCGTCGCAGGAACGGCTCGGCCTGAACTGGTCGAGCGCCCTCGCGATCCTGCCCTGA
- a CDS encoding alkaline phosphatase family protein codes for MPPPHTAWGDAPPQALAPDSAPLPEYGTGSLADLLPTLAAGMGVPGTTAAIPELTPADRNCVFLIDGLGWQQLRAHPEEAPFLTSLLGSSRGGTGRPITAGYPATTATSLASVGTGLPPGAHGLPGYTVRNPDTGELMNQLRWQPWSPPGAWQPYPTVFELARRAGVHAAQVSSPTFANTPLTKVALSGGTFVGKLSGEERMDAAAGQLAAADRALVYTYYAEVDGAGHRFGVDSDTWRGQLMYVDRLVQRLAEQLPPRSALYVTADHGMIDVPFDEDHRIDFDEDWELKAGVALLGGEGRARHVYAVPGAANDVLTCWREVLGEQFWVASRDEAIAAGWFGPAVDERVYPRLGDVVAAARDDVLLIASEREPRESAMVGNHGSMTPAEQLVPLLEVRS; via the coding sequence GTGCCCCCGCCGCACACCGCCTGGGGCGACGCGCCCCCGCAAGCCCTCGCTCCGGACTCCGCGCCCCTGCCCGAGTACGGCACCGGCTCGCTCGCCGACCTGCTGCCCACGCTCGCCGCAGGCATGGGCGTACCCGGTACCACCGCGGCGATCCCCGAACTCACCCCCGCCGACCGGAACTGCGTGTTCCTGATCGACGGGCTGGGCTGGCAGCAGCTGCGCGCGCACCCGGAGGAAGCCCCCTTCCTGACCTCGCTGCTCGGCAGCTCGCGCGGCGGCACCGGCCGCCCGATCACCGCGGGCTACCCGGCGACCACCGCGACCTCCCTCGCCTCCGTCGGCACCGGTCTGCCGCCGGGCGCCCACGGCCTGCCCGGCTACACCGTGCGCAACCCGGACACCGGCGAGCTGATGAACCAGCTGCGCTGGCAGCCCTGGTCCCCGCCCGGGGCCTGGCAGCCGTACCCCACCGTCTTCGAGCTGGCCCGCCGGGCGGGAGTGCACGCCGCCCAGGTCTCCTCCCCGACCTTCGCGAACACCCCGCTGACCAAGGTCGCCCTCAGCGGCGGCACCTTCGTGGGGAAGCTGTCGGGGGAGGAGCGCATGGACGCCGCGGCCGGGCAGCTCGCCGCCGCCGACCGCGCGCTCGTCTACACCTACTACGCCGAGGTCGACGGCGCGGGCCACCGCTTCGGCGTCGACTCCGACACCTGGCGCGGCCAGCTCATGTACGTCGACCGCCTGGTCCAGCGCCTCGCCGAGCAGCTGCCCCCGCGCAGCGCGCTCTACGTCACCGCCGACCACGGCATGATCGACGTCCCCTTCGACGAGGACCACCGCATCGACTTCGACGAGGACTGGGAGCTGAAGGCGGGCGTCGCCCTGCTCGGCGGCGAGGGCCGCGCCCGGCACGTCTACGCCGTCCCGGGCGCCGCGAACGACGTGCTGACCTGCTGGCGCGAGGTGCTCGGCGAGCAGTTCTGGGTCGCCTCGCGCGACGAGGCGATCGCGGCGGGCTGGTTCGGTCCCGCCGTCGACGAGCGGGTGTACCCGCGCCTCGGCGACGTGGTCGCCGCCGCGCGGGACGACGTCCTGCTGATCGCCTCCGAGCGTGAGCCCAGGGAGTCGGCGATGGTCGGCAACCACGGTTCGATGACCCCTGCCGAGCAACTGGTCCCCCTGCTCGAAGTACGCTCCTGA
- a CDS encoding ankyrin repeat domain-containing protein, translated as MSPRPDFLCFPPDEASSRRRIRRYAVPRGMIERATERRSAGDWRGACAAAHVDIDFELSEVAGEYGDDVAAALEDDLRHLVPDLVRWHLPRTLGGWTTLATDRTVVLARYHPVTAAGRPRRAPYLHLTTPAMLEGPQRITLRFRRVADEKTAGVFGRRTEDWRYARHLWDARHTAGLRERGGAGERPPFFHPDGSPRRADELPAADPGPGDAAARAEWATLLHHRGEFEAAFAAAGIEADPTHPSSPRWYRADPQRMFRRLAFDHTRLEAEVRRLADAGVGERFVLAGDWRACVLLEPTAPGSPAGLRVRVVDQDEAKDLPFLAEALWRRLPDLDLLRVGGVEPRHLHPLVREALFPALRTADGAPGGPPGPGVPAPVRVRCRGEWHEVGFRPGGLLRMPHSDQEQQRERALRAFGGDVAGCFAVEQTWASGSGRLPKALRAQRQDLFLRAQHGDTEGVLQLLDAGVDPRVRDACGRSLLHVLHQLDHEPLLPRLLAAGLDLEARDQRERTPLFVAVNDGGSRALVEAFLAAGARIDVIDQSELSLAQVIRRYRRADLRSLRERVQEEHPGIGADWWDEWMDRQEQRDADDHEPDEPDEPDEPTELDEPTELDEPAELEVPDAPREYSKEPPF; from the coding sequence GTGAGCCCCCGCCCCGACTTCCTGTGCTTCCCACCGGACGAAGCGTCGAGCCGGCGGCGGATCCGCCGCTACGCGGTGCCCCGCGGGATGATCGAGCGTGCGACCGAGCGCCGCTCGGCGGGCGACTGGCGCGGAGCGTGCGCGGCGGCGCACGTGGACATCGACTTCGAGCTGTCCGAGGTCGCCGGGGAGTACGGCGACGACGTCGCCGCGGCGCTGGAGGACGACCTGCGCCATCTCGTCCCGGACCTGGTGCGCTGGCACCTGCCGCGGACGCTGGGCGGATGGACCACCCTCGCCACCGACCGGACCGTGGTCCTCGCGCGCTACCACCCCGTCACGGCGGCCGGGCGACCCCGCCGCGCGCCGTACCTGCACCTCACCACGCCCGCCATGCTGGAGGGCCCGCAGCGGATCACCCTGCGCTTCCGGAGGGTCGCGGACGAGAAGACCGCCGGCGTCTTCGGACGCCGGACCGAGGACTGGCGGTACGCCCGGCACCTGTGGGACGCCCGGCACACCGCCGGTCTGCGCGAGAGGGGCGGAGCCGGCGAACGGCCGCCCTTCTTCCACCCCGACGGCAGCCCGCGCCGCGCGGACGAACTGCCCGCGGCCGATCCGGGCCCCGGCGACGCCGCGGCACGCGCCGAATGGGCGACCCTGCTGCACCACAGGGGCGAGTTCGAGGCGGCCTTCGCCGCAGCCGGCATCGAGGCCGATCCGACGCACCCGAGCAGCCCCCGGTGGTACCGGGCCGATCCGCAACGGATGTTCCGCAGGCTCGCGTTCGACCACACCCGTCTGGAGGCGGAGGTCCGCCGGCTGGCGGACGCGGGCGTCGGCGAGCGCTTCGTCCTCGCGGGCGACTGGCGCGCCTGCGTCCTGCTGGAGCCCACGGCTCCCGGTTCCCCCGCCGGGCTGCGGGTGAGGGTCGTCGACCAGGACGAGGCCAAGGACCTGCCCTTCCTGGCCGAAGCGCTCTGGCGCAGGCTCCCCGACCTCGATCTGCTGCGCGTCGGCGGAGTCGAACCGCGGCACCTGCACCCGCTGGTCCGCGAGGCACTGTTCCCCGCCCTCCGGACCGCCGACGGAGCCCCCGGCGGTCCGCCGGGTCCCGGAGTCCCCGCGCCCGTCCGGGTGCGCTGCCGGGGTGAATGGCACGAGGTGGGCTTCCGCCCGGGCGGTCTGCTGCGCATGCCGCACAGCGACCAGGAGCAGCAGCGCGAGCGCGCCCTGCGCGCGTTCGGCGGAGACGTCGCCGGATGCTTCGCCGTCGAGCAGACCTGGGCGTCGGGGAGCGGCCGGCTGCCGAAGGCGCTGCGTGCCCAGCGGCAGGACCTGTTCCTGCGCGCCCAGCACGGCGACACGGAGGGCGTGCTTCAACTGCTGGACGCGGGCGTGGACCCCCGGGTCCGCGACGCCTGCGGGCGCTCACTGCTGCACGTGCTCCACCAGCTCGACCACGAGCCGCTGCTGCCCCGGCTGCTCGCCGCGGGGCTCGACCTCGAGGCCCGGGACCAGCGGGAGCGCACACCGCTGTTCGTGGCGGTCAACGACGGCGGATCCCGAGCTCTCGTGGAGGCGTTCCTCGCCGCCGGTGCCAGGATCGACGTGATCGACCAGTCGGAGCTGTCGCTGGCCCAGGTCATCCGCCGGTACAGGCGTGCGGACCTGCGCTCCCTCCGGGAGCGCGTACAGGAGGAACACCCGGGCATCGGCGCCGACTGGTGGGACGAGTGGATGGACCGCCAGGAGCAGCGCGACGCGGACGACCACGAGCCGGACGAGCCCGACGAGCCGGACGAGCCAACCGAGCTGGACGAGCCAACCGAGCTGGACGAGCCCGCCGAGCTCGAAGTGCCGGACGCGCCACGCGAGTACAGCAAGGAACCGCCGTTTTGA
- a CDS encoding PIN domain nuclease — MRYLIDKSALARRAKPAVRGVLDPLIQRGLLAVTGAVEMEILYSARNPAEAEKLRYWLAGFDYLPCPDECWGRAKEIQAQATRTGNHRALSMADLLIAATAERHGVPVLHYDEDYEQIAKLTGQAHEWVAPAGTAD; from the coding sequence GTGCGCTACCTGATCGACAAGTCTGCTCTGGCCCGCCGCGCGAAGCCGGCTGTCCGGGGCGTCCTGGACCCGCTCATCCAGCGAGGCCTTCTCGCGGTGACCGGAGCGGTCGAGATGGAGATCCTCTATTCGGCGCGCAACCCGGCGGAAGCGGAAAAGCTCCGCTACTGGCTCGCTGGTTTCGACTACCTGCCTTGCCCGGACGAATGCTGGGGCCGGGCCAAGGAGATCCAGGCCCAGGCCACTCGTACGGGAAACCACCGGGCCCTGTCGATGGCGGATCTCCTGATCGCGGCCACCGCCGAGCGCCACGGGGTTCCTGTCCTGCACTACGACGAGGACTACGAGCAGATAGCCAAGCTCACCGGCCAGGCCCACGAATGGGTCGCCCCTGCCGGTACCGCCGACTGA
- a CDS encoding L,D-transpeptidase family protein, with protein MSTHGLRTRIAPLALATALVGGLAVTTTATAPAAHAAGSSYYLYFKKNTSNPINSKLCLMKSVANAKDKVVAKYRAGSGNGSRDECAVSRGWLPGTTTKNGKYDIEFHRTDFDGIINGYVIKLSDKKCSKGTKRTELFVHSEMKPNGKQGTIESERWDGTGDYYSNGCVKLKPADIKDLFAKAKRYGWPKTLYVVK; from the coding sequence ATGTCCACGCACGGTCTGCGTACCCGCATCGCTCCCCTCGCCCTCGCCACGGCCCTCGTCGGCGGCCTCGCCGTCACCACGACCGCGACCGCCCCGGCCGCGCACGCGGCGGGCAGCAGCTACTACCTGTACTTCAAGAAGAACACGTCCAACCCGATCAACTCCAAGCTCTGCCTGATGAAGAGCGTCGCCAACGCCAAGGACAAGGTCGTCGCCAAGTACCGCGCCGGCTCCGGCAACGGCAGCCGGGACGAGTGCGCCGTCAGCAGGGGATGGCTGCCCGGGACCACCACGAAGAACGGCAAGTACGACATCGAGTTCCACCGCACGGACTTCGACGGCATCATCAACGGCTACGTCATCAAGCTGTCCGACAAGAAGTGCAGCAAGGGCACCAAGCGCACGGAGCTGTTCGTGCACAGCGAGATGAAGCCGAACGGCAAGCAGGGCACCATCGAGTCCGAGCGCTGGGACGGCACGGGCGACTACTACTCCAACGGCTGCGTCAAGCTGAAGCCGGCCGACATCAAGGACCTCTTCGCCAAGGCCAAGCGCTACGGCTGGCCGAAGACCCTGTACGTCGTCAAGTAG